One stretch of Geoalkalibacter ferrihydriticus DSM 17813 DNA includes these proteins:
- a CDS encoding circularly permuted type 2 ATP-grasp protein, with protein sequence MLRPDKTTSASIAQHYATRLDGYDEMHSGAGRLLPHWKTLMREIEQLGREGLTLRHREAQRLLRENGVTFNVINGPLGTSRPWQLDPLPLLISTDEWTAIESGMVQRAELLNLILADLYGPQKLLHEGLLPPELIFGHSGFQRCCAGLPAFAQRPLVFCAINLVRGPDGRMWVLDDRAQSPSGAGYALENRMVMTRIAPALFRKSHVKRLAGFFQLFRERLAALAPQNRENPRVVLLTPGPFSQTYFEHAYLADYLGYTLVQGDDLSVRDGRVWLKTLEGLHQVDVILRRLDDAYCDPLELREDSRLGITGLVQASRLGQVAVANPLGSAILENPGLMPFLPGIARYFFNEDLQLPAVATWWCGQEPERRFVLDNLDKLVIKPIHRSRGYRAIFGAQLSTAERSALRERILHKPHLYIGQEMISFSTAPSLAAGAVEPRHAILRAFLVGGEGGYVAMPGGLTRIAATAGELVVSNKTGGGSKDTWVLSKEPVRYVSLWQQPKNDQVLPFCAEPLPSRTADNLFWAGRYVERAEGTARLLRAILALRREQRDADRDLMQPYLHSLLRALTQVTGTYPGFVGEGAKELLKNPRAELSALMLDTGRAGSLAAVLHSFSQVASTVRDHWPVEIWRIIDAILSDWFDDEQPGPLNYRMQDRLDHLIMQLMAFSGLVAESMPRESGWLLLDLGRRLERGLGLISLLRATLVPHLDEAVQRQLMETLLGICDSLNTFRRRYRSYMHLPTVLELLLMDEEHPRSLAYQFAQLRQHVADLPRDRRRECFGEDKRCLLEAYSRLRLAEVAQLTRADENTDDLEVLAELLDNQAAGLWRLSEIITSTYFSHAQPSQQLAPQLQDEDV encoded by the coding sequence GTGTTGCGGCCAGACAAAACAACCTCGGCATCCATTGCCCAGCATTATGCGACGCGCCTCGACGGCTATGACGAAATGCATAGCGGCGCGGGGCGGCTGCTGCCGCACTGGAAAACCCTCATGCGTGAAATCGAGCAACTCGGTCGAGAGGGGTTGACTCTGCGTCACCGCGAAGCGCAACGGCTGCTGCGCGAAAACGGCGTCACCTTCAACGTCATCAACGGGCCGCTCGGCACGTCCCGCCCCTGGCAGCTCGACCCGCTGCCGCTGCTCATCAGCACCGACGAATGGACAGCCATCGAATCCGGCATGGTGCAGCGCGCCGAACTGCTCAATCTGATTCTCGCCGATCTCTATGGCCCGCAGAAACTGCTGCATGAGGGGCTGCTGCCACCCGAGCTGATTTTCGGCCATAGTGGTTTCCAGCGCTGCTGCGCCGGGCTTCCGGCATTCGCCCAGCGCCCCCTGGTTTTTTGCGCCATCAATCTGGTGCGCGGTCCAGACGGACGCATGTGGGTCCTTGACGACCGTGCCCAGTCCCCCTCCGGTGCCGGCTATGCCCTTGAAAACCGCATGGTGATGACGCGCATTGCCCCGGCGCTTTTCCGCAAAAGCCATGTCAAGCGTTTGGCCGGTTTCTTTCAGCTTTTTCGCGAACGCCTCGCCGCTCTCGCGCCGCAGAACCGTGAAAACCCCCGTGTCGTTCTACTGACTCCCGGCCCCTTCAGCCAGACCTATTTCGAGCACGCCTATCTGGCCGATTATCTCGGCTACACCCTGGTTCAGGGGGATGATCTGAGTGTGCGCGACGGGCGCGTCTGGCTCAAAACTTTGGAGGGTCTGCACCAGGTCGATGTCATCCTGCGCCGCCTCGATGATGCCTATTGCGATCCTCTGGAGTTGCGCGAGGATTCACGCCTCGGCATTACCGGTCTGGTTCAGGCCTCGCGCCTCGGTCAGGTTGCAGTCGCCAATCCGCTGGGCAGCGCCATCCTCGAAAATCCCGGGTTGATGCCCTTTCTCCCAGGGATCGCCCGATATTTCTTCAATGAAGACCTCCAACTCCCTGCGGTGGCTACCTGGTGGTGCGGCCAGGAACCTGAGCGCCGTTTTGTTCTGGATAACCTCGACAAGCTGGTCATTAAGCCGATCCATCGCTCGCGCGGCTATCGCGCTATTTTCGGCGCCCAGCTGAGTACTGCCGAGCGGTCAGCTCTGCGCGAACGCATCCTGCACAAGCCACACCTTTATATCGGCCAGGAAATGATCAGTTTTTCCACGGCGCCCTCGCTGGCCGCGGGTGCGGTCGAACCCCGCCACGCCATATTGCGCGCTTTTCTGGTCGGCGGCGAGGGGGGTTACGTCGCCATGCCGGGCGGCCTGACGCGCATCGCCGCGACAGCGGGCGAGCTGGTGGTGTCAAATAAAACGGGCGGCGGCAGCAAAGACACCTGGGTCCTATCCAAAGAGCCGGTCCGCTATGTCAGTCTCTGGCAGCAACCGAAAAACGACCAGGTATTGCCGTTTTGCGCCGAACCGCTGCCGAGCCGTACAGCCGACAACCTTTTCTGGGCAGGGCGCTACGTGGAGCGTGCCGAGGGCACGGCCCGCTTATTGCGAGCGATTTTGGCGCTGCGCCGCGAGCAGCGTGACGCCGACCGCGACCTGATGCAACCCTATCTCCACAGCTTGCTGCGGGCGTTGACTCAGGTGACCGGAACCTATCCGGGGTTTGTCGGCGAAGGGGCCAAGGAACTCTTGAAAAACCCCCGCGCAGAACTCAGTGCCCTGATGCTGGATACCGGGCGGGCGGGGAGTCTGGCTGCGGTGCTTCATTCTTTCAGCCAGGTGGCATCGACCGTTCGCGACCACTGGCCGGTTGAGATCTGGCGGATCATCGATGCGATTCTCTCGGACTGGTTCGATGACGAGCAGCCGGGGCCGTTGAACTATCGCATGCAGGACCGCCTCGATCATCTGATCATGCAACTTATGGCCTTCAGCGGCCTGGTCGCCGAGAGCATGCCCCGCGAATCGGGCTGGCTGCTCCTCGACTTGGGCCGGCGATTGGAGCGTGGTCTGGGCCTCATTTCCCTGCTGCGCGCAACCCTGGTGCCTCATCTGGATGAAGCCGTGCAGCGCCAGCTCATGGAAACCCTTCTCGGCATCTGTGACAGCCTCAACACCTTTCGCCGACGCTATCGCTCCTACATGCATCTGCCCACGGTGCTTGAACTCCTGCTCATGGACGAAGAGCATCCCCGCTCGCTGGCTTACCAGTTCGCTCAACTGCGACAACACGTTGCCGACCTGCCCCGCGACCGCCGCCGAGAATGTTTCGGCGAAGATAAGCGTTGCCTGCTGGAAGCCTATAGCCGGTTGCGCCTGGCCGAAGTCGCCCAGCTCACCCGGGCAGATGAAAACACTGACGACCTTGAGGTTCTTGCTGAATTGCTCGACAACCAGGCTGCCGGCTTGTGGCGCCTCTCCGAAATCATCACCAGCACCTATTTCAGCCATGCGCAGCCGTCCCAGCAATTGGCTCCGCAACTGCAGGACGAAGATGTATGA
- a CDS encoding putative zinc-binding metallopeptidase, protein MKLFTCFNCGNLLYFENTACTSCGAALGFFPDDMILGAMTPTGTDNLWLAQHNQRRYKMCENYAVHQVCNWMVAQQSQESFCPACRLNRTIPDLSIGDNIRLWHTLEIEKHRLVYSLLRMGLPLAPRSQRQDGLEFDFLADNANLFSERKRVLTGHAAGLITLNIAEADPVLREKMRNDMAEPYRTLLGHFRHEAGHYYWGRLVAGTSWHEPFRQLFGDETADYGASLERYYAQGPAANWQESFVSSYASTHPWEDWAETWAHYLHIADTLETASQFGLRIAPSAGQDPKLAVGLETLDPYQPISFDELITDWLPLTFALNSLNRSMGHALAYPFVIVPAVMEKLAFIHRLVSAYR, encoded by the coding sequence GTGAAACTTTTCACCTGCTTTAATTGCGGAAATCTTCTGTATTTTGAAAATACTGCGTGCACCAGCTGTGGCGCCGCACTCGGATTTTTTCCAGACGATATGATCCTCGGTGCGATGACACCCACTGGGACGGACAACCTCTGGCTGGCGCAGCACAACCAGCGTCGCTATAAAATGTGTGAAAATTACGCGGTCCATCAGGTCTGCAATTGGATGGTTGCGCAGCAGAGTCAGGAGTCGTTTTGCCCGGCGTGCCGTTTAAACCGGACAATCCCCGATTTGAGTATCGGCGACAATATCCGCTTGTGGCATACCCTTGAAATTGAAAAACACCGGCTGGTTTATTCCCTGCTGCGGATGGGTCTGCCGTTGGCACCACGCTCACAAAGGCAGGATGGGCTGGAGTTTGATTTTCTAGCTGACAACGCCAATCTGTTTAGCGAGCGCAAACGCGTCTTAACCGGTCATGCGGCGGGACTGATTACCCTCAACATTGCCGAAGCCGACCCTGTTTTACGCGAAAAGATGCGCAACGATATGGCCGAGCCTTATCGGACTCTTCTCGGGCATTTTCGCCATGAGGCCGGGCACTATTATTGGGGCAGGCTCGTGGCCGGAACCTCCTGGCATGAACCGTTCAGACAACTTTTCGGCGACGAGACCGCCGATTATGGCGCTTCGCTGGAAAGGTACTATGCCCAGGGACCTGCTGCGAACTGGCAGGAATCATTTGTCAGTTCCTATGCAAGCACCCATCCCTGGGAAGATTGGGCGGAAACCTGGGCGCACTACCTGCACATCGCCGACACTCTGGAAACCGCATCGCAGTTCGGGCTTCGGATCGCTCCCTCGGCGGGCCAGGACCCGAAGCTGGCCGTCGGGCTTGAGACGCTTGATCCCTATCAGCCCATCTCTTTTGATGAGCTCATCACGGACTGGCTGCCTCTGACCTTTGCCCTGAACAGCCTCAACCGGAGCATGGGGCATGCTCTTGCCTATCCTTTTGTCATTGTCCCGGCGGTGATGGAGAAGCTCGCTTTTATTCACCGCCTTGTCTCGGCATATCGTTAG
- a CDS encoding transglutaminase family protein produces MKYRVTHITEFIYEARVGLCYNLARLVPRQLPHQQVRDASLHIDPYPQDHDREIDFFGNQTDYFSIQHPHDSLRVTAVSEVEVQGAKPEPRGRTENLSWEEACERLRNDHSPESIDALQFTLDSPMIAVEDILADYARPSFRPGRLLDEAVHDLMCRIFKDFKYDPEFSSIATPLKEVMEHRSGVCQDFAHLAIGCLRSQGLAARYVSGYLETDAPPGKERLIGADASHAWFSVYHPASGWRDFDPTNNQRPGERYITLAWGRDFADATPLKGVAYGGGEHQLKVSVDVARIDRSGRKSLAER; encoded by the coding sequence ATGAAATACCGTGTGACTCACATCACTGAGTTCATCTACGAGGCGCGCGTCGGGCTCTGCTACAATTTAGCGCGCCTGGTGCCGCGCCAACTCCCCCATCAGCAGGTCCGCGACGCCAGTTTGCACATCGACCCATACCCGCAGGACCATGACCGGGAAATCGATTTTTTCGGCAACCAGACCGACTATTTTTCCATCCAACACCCTCATGACAGCTTACGGGTGACGGCAGTCAGCGAAGTCGAAGTGCAGGGGGCGAAACCGGAACCGCGCGGCCGGACAGAAAACCTGTCCTGGGAAGAGGCATGCGAGCGGCTGCGCAACGACCACTCCCCGGAAAGCATCGACGCCCTGCAGTTCACCCTGGATTCTCCCATGATCGCCGTGGAAGATATTCTGGCAGACTATGCCCGCCCCTCCTTCCGGCCGGGGCGTCTCCTCGATGAGGCGGTGCATGACCTGATGTGCAGAATTTTCAAAGACTTCAAATATGATCCCGAATTCTCCAGCATCGCCACGCCGCTCAAGGAGGTCATGGAACACCGCAGCGGGGTTTGTCAGGATTTCGCCCATCTGGCCATCGGCTGTCTGCGCTCCCAGGGTCTGGCGGCGCGCTATGTGAGCGGCTACCTCGAGACCGATGCGCCGCCGGGCAAAGAGCGTCTGATCGGTGCCGACGCCTCGCACGCCTGGTTCTCCGTCTATCACCCCGCAAGCGGATGGCGCGATTTCGACCCGACCAACAACCAGCGGCCGGGAGAGCGCTATATTACCCTCGCCTGGGGTCGCGATTTTGCCGATGCCACGCCTTTAAAGGGCGTGGCTTATGGAGGCGGAGAGCATCAGTTGAAGGTGTCGGTGGATGTCGCGAGGATCGACCGGTCTGGCCGCAAATCCCTTGCCGAAAGATAA
- a CDS encoding circularly permuted type 2 ATP-grasp protein: MRFADYDTGGFFDEMFDADGRPRPGNEAVVNRFSELSLEELKTRQEAAEKALLKMGITFSVYGDEQGTERIFPFDIVPRIIPNAEWVSMEAGLKQRIQALNLFIDDVYHEQKIIKEGLIPEDMIRSASGFRQECMGLNPPGGVWCHITGTDLVRGGDGQFYVLEDNLRCPSGVSYVLENRVVMKRSFPRAFDAARVIPVSDYPNRLLELLQGLAPQRGAKPVVAVWTPGIYNSAYFEHSFLAQQMGIELVEGRDLVTIDDRVMMRTTSGLKPIDVLYRRIDDDFIDPQVFRSDSMLGVPGLMRAYRAGRLALANAPGTGVADDKAIYAYVPQMIRFYLDQDPILNNVETYLCRREKDLQHVLTNLDKLVVKKVGESGGYGMLVGPHASLRERTAYAEQIRANPRNFIAQPTLSLSRVPTLIDDHFEGRHVDLRPYILYGKEIYIMPGGLTRVALKKGSLVVNSSQGGGSKDTWVLAGDVQGQRGSAC; the protein is encoded by the coding sequence ATGCGTTTTGCAGATTACGATACGGGTGGTTTTTTCGACGAAATGTTCGATGCCGATGGGCGACCGCGACCCGGCAACGAGGCGGTGGTCAACCGTTTCAGCGAACTCTCTCTTGAGGAACTCAAAACGCGCCAGGAGGCGGCGGAAAAAGCCCTGCTGAAGATGGGCATCACCTTCAGCGTCTATGGCGACGAGCAGGGCACGGAACGGATCTTTCCCTTCGACATTGTCCCGCGCATCATTCCCAACGCCGAATGGGTGAGCATGGAGGCCGGCCTCAAGCAGCGGATTCAAGCCCTCAACCTGTTCATCGACGATGTTTACCACGAGCAGAAAATCATCAAAGAGGGGCTTATCCCCGAAGATATGATCCGCTCGGCGAGCGGGTTTCGCCAAGAATGCATGGGGCTCAATCCCCCCGGCGGCGTATGGTGCCACATCACCGGCACCGATCTGGTGCGCGGCGGTGACGGACAGTTTTACGTGCTGGAGGACAACCTGCGCTGTCCTTCAGGGGTATCCTATGTACTGGAAAACCGCGTGGTGATGAAGCGCAGCTTCCCGCGCGCGTTCGACGCGGCCCGTGTCATCCCGGTTTCCGACTACCCGAACCGTCTGCTGGAGCTATTGCAGGGCCTCGCGCCACAGCGCGGCGCCAAGCCGGTGGTCGCGGTCTGGACTCCCGGCATCTATAACTCAGCCTACTTTGAACACTCGTTTCTTGCCCAGCAGATGGGTATCGAGCTGGTTGAAGGGCGCGATCTGGTCACGATCGACGACCGGGTGATGATGCGCACCACCAGCGGCCTCAAGCCCATCGATGTCCTCTACCGGCGGATCGACGACGACTTCATCGATCCGCAGGTGTTTCGCTCAGATTCCATGCTGGGAGTCCCCGGGCTGATGCGCGCCTATCGCGCCGGCCGCCTGGCGCTGGCCAACGCCCCCGGCACCGGGGTGGCCGACGACAAGGCCATCTACGCCTACGTCCCGCAGATGATCCGCTTTTATCTCGACCAGGATCCGATTCTCAACAACGTGGAAACCTATCTGTGCCGGCGCGAAAAAGATCTGCAGCATGTGCTGACCAATCTTGACAAGCTGGTCGTCAAAAAGGTTGGCGAATCGGGTGGCTACGGCATGTTGGTCGGCCCCCACGCCAGCCTTCGCGAACGGACCGCGTACGCCGAACAGATTCGCGCCAATCCGCGCAACTTCATTGCCCAGCCGACTCTGTCCCTGTCGCGGGTGCCGACCCTCATCGACGATCATTTCGAGGGACGCCATGTGGATCTGCGCCCCTACATCCTTTACGGAAAGGAGATTTACATCATGCCCGGCGGTCTGACCCGGGTGGCCCTCAAGAAGGGCTCGCTGGTGGTCAATTCCAGCCAGGGTGGAGGAAGCAAAGACACCTGGGTGCTGGCGGGAGATGTCCAGGGACAAAGGGGGAGCGCATGCTGA
- a CDS encoding c-type cytochrome, with product MLLVLGGCQERPELTERVPTQNRQAEVVGEVDATQDADLLKIGEEVFNRMCAVCHGTRGSGRGTRPGPSLQRADFDYGRTPEAVKMSIRDGRPGGMPFFHHALSDEELEAVTLYVLSLGQ from the coding sequence GTGTTGTTGGTCCTGGGGGGATGTCAGGAACGCCCCGAACTCACCGAGAGAGTCCCGACGCAGAACCGGCAAGCCGAGGTGGTCGGGGAGGTTGATGCGACGCAAGACGCGGATCTTCTCAAAATTGGCGAGGAGGTGTTCAATCGCATGTGCGCGGTTTGCCACGGTACCCGGGGCAGTGGGCGCGGCACCCGGCCGGGGCCTTCCCTGCAGCGCGCAGATTTTGATTATGGACGTACTCCTGAAGCGGTCAAAATGAGCATCCGTGACGGACGGCCCGGCGGCATGCCGTTTTTTCATCATGCTTTGTCCGACGAAGAACTCGAAGCGGTGACCCTTTATGTCCTGAGCCTCGGCCAATGA
- a CDS encoding alpha-E domain-containing protein translates to MLSRVGESIYWMARYIERAENVARIVDANYHMILDLPSNVDEQWEPLVVTTGDDDLFKKYHDGFTRENVVHFLTFDPRNPNSILSCLQAARENAKSVREWISSDMWQQVNSFYLMLKDASRRNGSIELPHEFFVETMLASHLFTGLSENTMTHGEGWEFARLGRMLERADKTARIIDVKYFILLPSVEYVGMPYDHIMWAALLRSASAFEMYRKRYGQIAPDQIIEFMLLDAAFPRAIHHCLITAEQALRNISGTKRGLFTNPAEKALGRLLADFDYTQLEEIKIFGLHEFIDSLQTRLNQIGSAIHESFFAIPVAPAAIQSQSRE, encoded by the coding sequence ATGCTGAGCCGGGTAGGTGAATCGATATACTGGATGGCGCGCTACATCGAGCGGGCCGAGAATGTGGCGCGAATTGTGGACGCCAACTACCACATGATTCTCGATCTGCCGTCGAATGTTGATGAGCAATGGGAGCCGCTGGTCGTGACGACCGGCGACGACGACTTGTTCAAAAAGTATCACGATGGATTCACCCGCGAAAATGTTGTGCATTTTCTCACCTTCGATCCGCGCAATCCCAACTCGATCCTTTCCTGCCTGCAAGCCGCGCGCGAGAATGCCAAGTCGGTGCGCGAGTGGATCAGCTCCGACATGTGGCAGCAGGTCAACAGCTTTTATCTGATGCTCAAGGACGCTTCGCGGCGCAACGGCTCCATCGAATTGCCCCACGAGTTTTTCGTTGAGACCATGTTGGCCAGCCATCTGTTTACCGGCCTCTCGGAAAATACCATGACGCACGGCGAGGGCTGGGAATTCGCCCGACTCGGCCGCATGCTCGAGCGTGCCGACAAGACGGCGCGCATTATCGATGTCAAGTACTTCATCCTGTTGCCTTCCGTTGAATATGTCGGCATGCCCTACGACCACATCATGTGGGCGGCTCTTCTGCGTTCGGCCAGCGCTTTTGAAATGTACCGCAAACGCTATGGCCAGATCGCCCCCGACCAGATCATCGAATTCATGCTCCTCGACGCGGCCTTTCCGCGGGCCATTCACCACTGCCTGATTACGGCCGAACAGGCGCTGCGCAACATTTCCGGCACCAAGCGCGGCCTCTTCACCAACCCGGCGGAGAAAGCCCTGGGCCGGCTGCTGGCGGATTTCGACTATACTCAACTTGAAGAGATCAAGATCTTTGGCCTGCATGAGTTCATCGACAGCCTGCAGACTCGGCTCAACCAGATCGGCAGCGCAATCCACGAGAGTTTTTTCGCCATCCCCGTGGCCCCCGCGGCCATTCAATCCCAGAGCAGGGAGTAG
- a CDS encoding DUF2126 domain-containing protein, whose amino-acid sequence MSIRVCCSHVTHYLFDRPVNLSPHVLRLRPAPHSRTPVRAYALRISPQEHFLNWQQDPFGNYLARLVFPNPCRELKIEVEVTADLTVINPFDFFIEEYADNFPFTYESRLRKELAPYFEVDENGPLLQAWLNDVSRDKEPMVDFLVALNRRVQETVKYSVRMEPGVQTCEETLRMAVGSCRDSAWLLVQILRHLGLAARFVSGYLIQLTADEKSLDGPSGPEADFTDLHAWAEVYIPGAGWIGLDPTSGLFAGEGHIPLACTPHPASAAPVTGASDPCEVSFAFSNQVTRIHEDPRVTKPYSDAQWARIDALGEQVDTELLSKDVRLTMGGEPTFVSIDDMEGPEWNTQADGPHKRQLANELLCRLREAFGPGGLLHFGQGKWYPGEPLPRWSYGCFWRKDGVPVWRNPKLLADIDGDYGMTLKDAGRFIHHLANALRVDTRYVVAGFEDSFYYLWREGTLPSNIDPLQADLKDSLERRYLAQLLERGLEVPSGFVLPLRWDSSEQSWHSGPWEFRRGRMYLVPGGSAMGLRLPLDSLPWKAPDKRENLAHQDQFSPLPPLADYHGEIAQRFHRVEPPQQQDAPPCADEPDAPLVDVPHTALCVEVRDGRLYVFMPPITILEHYLDVVAAVETTAAELSLPVVVEGYEPPRDYRLERLLVTPDPGVIEVNIHPAATWRDLVKNTTILYEQARQSRLGTEKFMLDGRHTGTGGGNHITIGGPTPGDSPVLRRPDLLRSLITYWQHHPGLSYLFSGMFIGPTSQAPRVDEARNDALYELEIAFQQMPQGEVPAPWLVDRLLRNLLIDMTGNTHRAEFCIDKLYSPDSPSGRLGLVEMRAFEMPPHARMSLVQNLLLRTLIAWFWKQPYTHDLVRWGTELHDRFLLPHFVREDMRQVVADLKRAGYPFDLQWFEPFLEFRFPHFGSVQIDDMELELRFAIEPWHVLGEEMGSQGTARFVDSSVERLQLRITGLTEPRHAVVCNGRRLALRGTGRQGEYVVGVRYRAWQPPSALHPTIKPHSPLVFKVIDTWSGLSIGGCTYHVSHPGGRSYDVFPVNAFEAEARRITRFWDLGATSGVVVAPPDFVGSGSGIFTPEAGPVQAMTPPAEEPNSEFPYTVDLRRSPAV is encoded by the coding sequence ATGTCCATTCGCGTCTGCTGCAGCCATGTCACACACTACCTGTTTGATCGCCCCGTTAATTTGTCTCCGCACGTTCTGCGCCTGCGACCGGCACCGCATTCGCGCACGCCGGTTCGCGCTTATGCCCTGCGCATATCGCCGCAGGAGCATTTTCTTAACTGGCAGCAGGATCCCTTCGGCAACTACCTCGCGCGCCTGGTCTTTCCAAACCCCTGTCGCGAACTGAAGATCGAGGTCGAGGTGACGGCGGATCTGACCGTCATCAATCCCTTCGATTTTTTCATCGAGGAGTACGCCGACAACTTTCCCTTTACCTATGAGTCACGGCTGCGTAAGGAGCTGGCCCCCTACTTCGAAGTCGACGAGAACGGGCCGCTGCTACAGGCATGGCTCAACGATGTCTCCCGCGACAAGGAGCCCATGGTCGATTTTCTGGTGGCCCTCAATCGCCGGGTGCAGGAGACCGTCAAGTATTCAGTGCGCATGGAGCCCGGGGTGCAGACCTGCGAGGAGACTCTTCGGATGGCCGTCGGTTCATGCCGCGATTCGGCTTGGCTGCTGGTGCAGATTCTGCGTCACCTGGGACTGGCCGCCCGCTTTGTCTCCGGCTACCTGATCCAGTTAACTGCCGACGAAAAATCCCTCGACGGCCCCTCCGGACCGGAGGCCGATTTCACCGACCTGCACGCCTGGGCCGAAGTCTATATTCCCGGTGCCGGCTGGATCGGCCTCGATCCGACCTCGGGGCTTTTTGCCGGCGAAGGGCACATTCCCCTGGCCTGCACGCCGCATCCCGCCAGCGCCGCCCCGGTGACCGGTGCCAGCGACCCCTGCGAGGTGAGCTTCGCGTTTTCCAACCAGGTAACGCGCATTCACGAGGATCCACGGGTCACCAAGCCCTACAGCGACGCGCAGTGGGCGCGTATCGACGCCCTGGGCGAACAGGTCGACACGGAGCTGCTCTCCAAGGATGTACGACTGACCATGGGCGGCGAGCCGACCTTTGTGTCCATCGACGACATGGAGGGTCCCGAGTGGAACACGCAGGCCGATGGGCCGCATAAACGACAATTGGCCAATGAGCTGCTGTGCCGCCTGCGCGAAGCCTTCGGTCCCGGCGGGCTGCTGCACTTCGGTCAAGGCAAGTGGTATCCGGGAGAGCCTCTGCCGCGCTGGTCCTACGGCTGTTTCTGGCGCAAGGACGGAGTGCCGGTGTGGCGCAATCCCAAACTCCTCGCCGATATCGATGGGGATTATGGCATGACCCTCAAAGACGCCGGGCGCTTCATCCACCACCTGGCCAATGCCTTGCGCGTCGATACCAGATATGTGGTGGCCGGCTTCGAGGACAGCTTCTATTACCTGTGGAGAGAAGGCACGCTGCCGAGCAACATCGATCCGCTCCAGGCCGACCTTAAAGACTCCCTGGAGCGCCGTTACCTGGCGCAACTCCTCGAACGGGGCCTCGAGGTACCAAGCGGCTTTGTTCTGCCGCTCCGGTGGGATTCCAGTGAACAGAGCTGGCATAGCGGTCCTTGGGAATTCCGGCGCGGCCGTATGTATCTGGTCCCCGGGGGTTCCGCCATGGGGCTGCGGCTGCCCCTGGATTCCCTGCCCTGGAAGGCGCCGGACAAGCGCGAGAATCTTGCGCACCAGGATCAGTTCAGCCCCCTGCCGCCTCTTGCCGACTACCACGGAGAGATCGCGCAGCGTTTTCATCGCGTCGAGCCCCCTCAGCAGCAAGACGCTCCGCCTTGTGCCGATGAGCCGGACGCGCCGTTGGTAGATGTACCGCATACCGCTCTGTGCGTCGAGGTACGCGACGGGCGGCTGTATGTTTTCATGCCCCCAATCACTATCCTTGAGCACTATCTCGACGTCGTCGCGGCGGTCGAAACGACCGCCGCCGAGTTGTCCCTGCCGGTGGTCGTCGAAGGCTATGAGCCACCCCGCGACTATCGCCTGGAGCGGCTGCTGGTCACCCCCGACCCCGGTGTCATCGAAGTCAACATCCACCCGGCCGCCACCTGGCGCGATCTGGTCAAGAACACCACGATTCTCTACGAGCAAGCCCGCCAGAGCCGTCTGGGCACCGAAAAATTCATGCTCGACGGTCGTCATACGGGCACCGGCGGCGGCAATCACATCACCATCGGCGGACCCACTCCGGGTGACAGCCCGGTGCTGCGTCGCCCTGATCTGCTGCGCAGCCTGATCACCTACTGGCAGCATCATCCGGGGCTCTCCTACCTGTTCTCAGGAATGTTCATCGGCCCGACCAGCCAGGCGCCACGAGTCGATGAAGCGCGCAACGATGCTCTTTACGAACTCGAGATCGCCTTTCAGCAGATGCCGCAGGGCGAAGTACCCGCGCCCTGGCTGGTTGACCGCCTGCTGCGCAACCTGCTCATCGACATGACCGGCAACACCCACCGTGCCGAGTTCTGCATCGACAAACTCTACTCGCCCGACAGCCCGTCGGGCCGACTGGGGCTGGTGGAAATGCGCGCTTTTGAAATGCCCCCGCACGCGCGCATGAGCCTGGTGCAGAACCTGCTGCTGCGCACCCTCATCGCCTGGTTCTGGAAACAGCCTTACACCCACGACCTGGTGCGCTGGGGGACCGAACTGCACGATCGCTTTCTGCTACCGCACTTTGTCCGTGAAGACATGCGACAGGTTGTCGCCGATCTCAAGCGCGCGGGCTATCCGTTTGACCTGCAATGGTTTGAGCCTTTCCTCGAATTTCGTTTTCCGCACTTCGGCTCCGTCCAGATCGACGACATGGAACTCGAACTGCGCTTTGCCATTGAACCCTGGCATGTGCTCGGCGAGGAAATGGGCAGCCAGGGAACGGCGCGCTTCGTCGATTCCTCGGTGGAGCGTCTGCAACTGCGCATCACCGGCCTCACCGAGCCACGTCACGCGGTGGTGTGCAACGGTCGGCGCTTGGCTTTGCGCGGCACCGGGCGCCAGGGCGAGTACGTGGTCGGGGTGCGCTACCGCGCCTGGCAGCCCCCTTCGGCCCTGCATCCGACCATCAAACCCCATTCGCCCCTGGTCTTCAAAGTCATCGACACCTGGAGTGGCCTCTCCATCGGCGGTTGCACCTATCACGTCTCCCATCCGGGCGGCCGCAGCTATGATGTCTTCCCCGTCAATGCCTTTGAGGCCGAAGCCCGGCGCATCACCCGGTTCTGGGATCTCGGCGCGACCTCGGGCGTGGTTGTGGCGCCGCCTGATTTCGTCGGCAGCGGCAGCGGCATTTTTACGCCTGAAGCCGGTCCGGTTCAGGCCATGACGCCACCGGCGGAAGAGCCGAACAGCGAATTTCCCTATACGGTGGATTTGCGCCGCAGCCCTGCCGTATAA